The following proteins come from a genomic window of Crateriforma spongiae:
- a CDS encoding sulfatase family protein, with amino-acid sequence MPQRRPNILWIVGENFGLDFQCYGAKNVQTPNVDAMADRGVRYVNAFSTSPVCAPSRSAFMTGMYQTTTDTHHMRSHRDDGFRLPEGVRPITHRLSDAGYYTANITNIGDAVVGTGKLDLNFTAEGPLYHTENWDTLKSHQPFFAMINLPEAEYDIYDRRSAEKDRVVWVGEQWHPKVATEQNVSPPPYYPDHPVVRQEWARYLNSVSGADIRIGKILDRLRTDGMEDDTVVIFFGDNGRLEARGIHWVWDSGIRVPLVIQWAANHEPPIGFAAGQQRDEVVSLIDLTATTLSIAGIKPPIVMQGRPLFGSIDQPERRYAFSARDRIDETEITQRSVHDGRYHYIRNLTPGTGFATLNRYKEKCFLVKPLMRDLHQQGLLIGPAAELMKPMPAESLYDTQADPHEINNLAESDIAEHRETLIRMRTALQIWMTETGDRGWIAEPRDVVAPFEKEMHDWFGTPAWAR; translated from the coding sequence ATGCCACAGCGAAGACCCAACATCCTGTGGATCGTGGGCGAAAACTTTGGTTTGGATTTCCAGTGCTACGGCGCCAAGAACGTCCAAACACCGAACGTCGACGCAATGGCCGACAGGGGAGTCCGCTATGTCAATGCGTTTTCCACGTCACCGGTCTGTGCCCCCAGTCGCAGTGCGTTCATGACCGGGATGTACCAAACGACCACGGACACCCATCACATGCGGTCGCATCGCGACGACGGATTTCGATTGCCCGAAGGCGTCCGGCCGATCACCCATCGATTAAGCGATGCGGGTTACTACACCGCGAATATCACCAACATCGGTGATGCCGTGGTCGGCACCGGCAAACTGGATTTGAATTTCACCGCAGAAGGCCCGCTGTATCACACCGAAAATTGGGACACGCTGAAGTCGCATCAACCGTTCTTCGCGATGATCAATTTGCCCGAGGCCGAATACGACATCTACGATCGTCGATCAGCCGAAAAGGATCGCGTCGTCTGGGTCGGTGAACAGTGGCATCCGAAAGTCGCAACCGAGCAGAATGTCAGCCCGCCTCCCTATTACCCAGATCATCCCGTCGTCCGTCAAGAATGGGCCCGCTACCTGAACAGCGTCTCCGGTGCAGACATTCGTATCGGGAAGATCTTGGATCGCTTGCGGACCGATGGCATGGAAGATGACACGGTCGTGATTTTCTTTGGCGACAACGGTCGATTGGAAGCCCGGGGCATCCACTGGGTCTGGGACTCGGGTATCCGAGTCCCGCTGGTCATCCAATGGGCGGCCAACCACGAGCCCCCGATTGGATTTGCAGCAGGACAACAACGCGACGAAGTGGTCAGCTTGATCGACCTGACGGCGACCACGCTGTCCATCGCCGGCATCAAACCACCCATCGTCATGCAGGGCCGTCCACTGTTTGGCTCGATCGACCAACCGGAACGTCGCTATGCGTTCAGTGCGCGAGACCGAATTGATGAAACCGAGATCACGCAACGCAGCGTTCACGACGGACGGTATCACTACATCCGCAACCTGACCCCGGGAACGGGGTTCGCAACACTGAATCGCTACAAAGAAAAATGCTTCTTGGTCAAGCCACTGATGCGTGACCTGCATCAACAGGGTCTGTTGATCGGCCCCGCAGCAGAACTGATGAAACCGATGCCGGCCGAGTCGTTGTATGACACACAAGCCGACCCCCATGAGATCAACAATCTGGCCGAATCAGACATCGCCGAGCATCGCGAAACGCTGATTCGCATGCGGACCGCCTTGCAGATATGGATGACCGAAACGGGGGACCGGGGCTGGATCGCCGAACCACGCGACGTCGTCGCACCGTTCGAGAAAGAAATGCACGACTGGTTCGGCACGCCGGCGTGGGCCCGATAG
- a CDS encoding sulfatase: MNDLRFDNQVISSSSLAYRRYRDSWAYAILRLICVPAVMLMVGSNPIVAESADTNVVLILIDDLGWKDLGCYGSDYYQTPNVDQLAREGMRFTNGYAACNVCSPSRAAIVSGKYPARLLLTQWLPSGRWDPQKMRLREGRYLANLPLEEFTVAEAMRDAGYRTAFIGKWHLGTETYYYPEHQGFDVNIAGRDYGAPGSYFYPFEGTWKIPTTGKVLQKTSPLAGTKGDYLPDRLAEEAEAFIRKNAEHPFFLMLSHYALHTPLQAKQEKIDRYRQIPESQRQGKPTYAAMVESIDESVGRVMATLRDVEIDDQTLVIFTSDNGGNANVTNHSPLRGNKGSNYEGGLRVPLIIKWPGKTRPGSVSDEPVIGTDFYPTILEATGQALRPHQHVDGESLVPVLMESGGLNRTAIHWHYPHYNQHPSAFPSGVIRAGDWKLIEAYESRELSLYNLADDLGETTDLSELRPDKRDELYRRLKTWRDAVGADPMRPNPEYQEDQQ, from the coding sequence ATGAACGACCTTCGGTTTGATAATCAGGTTATCTCGAGTTCTTCCTTGGCGTATCGGCGGTATCGTGACAGTTGGGCCTACGCGATTTTGAGGCTGATTTGTGTGCCTGCGGTGATGCTGATGGTTGGGTCCAATCCGATCGTCGCGGAATCGGCAGACACCAACGTGGTTCTGATCTTGATTGACGACCTGGGTTGGAAGGATCTCGGTTGTTACGGGAGCGACTATTACCAAACGCCCAATGTCGATCAGCTCGCCCGCGAAGGCATGAGGTTCACCAATGGGTATGCCGCGTGCAACGTCTGTTCTCCGTCGCGAGCCGCGATTGTTAGCGGCAAATACCCTGCTCGACTACTGTTGACGCAGTGGTTGCCGTCGGGGCGTTGGGATCCGCAAAAGATGCGACTTCGCGAAGGTCGCTACTTGGCCAATCTTCCGCTGGAGGAATTCACCGTCGCCGAGGCGATGCGAGATGCCGGTTACCGAACCGCTTTCATTGGGAAATGGCATTTGGGAACGGAGACTTACTACTATCCCGAGCACCAAGGTTTTGATGTCAATATTGCCGGTCGCGATTATGGGGCACCCGGCAGCTACTTTTATCCCTTTGAAGGTACTTGGAAGATTCCAACCACGGGAAAAGTGCTGCAAAAAACGTCTCCGCTTGCAGGCACCAAAGGCGACTATCTTCCGGATCGTTTGGCGGAAGAAGCTGAGGCGTTCATTCGCAAAAATGCCGAGCATCCATTCTTTCTGATGCTGTCACACTACGCGCTGCACACCCCGTTGCAGGCGAAGCAGGAGAAGATCGACCGCTATCGTCAGATTCCAGAAAGCCAGCGGCAAGGAAAGCCCACCTATGCGGCGATGGTGGAGAGCATTGATGAGAGTGTGGGACGCGTGATGGCGACGTTGCGGGACGTCGAGATCGATGACCAGACCCTGGTGATCTTTACAAGTGACAACGGTGGGAACGCGAATGTAACCAATCACAGTCCGCTGCGTGGGAACAAAGGGTCGAACTACGAAGGCGGTCTTCGTGTGCCGCTGATCATCAAATGGCCCGGAAAGACTCGCCCAGGTTCGGTGTCGGACGAACCTGTGATTGGAACGGACTTTTATCCAACCATCTTGGAAGCGACCGGCCAAGCGTTACGACCGCATCAGCATGTGGATGGCGAAAGTCTGGTTCCCGTGCTGATGGAATCGGGCGGTTTGAATCGAACGGCCATTCATTGGCATTATCCGCATTACAACCAGCATCCGTCGGCTTTCCCGTCCGGGGTGATTCGTGCAGGCGATTGGAAGCTAATTGAAGCCTACGAATCGCGAGAACTGTCACTGTACAACCTGGCCGACGACCTTGGTGAAACCACAGATCTGTCGGAACTTCGGCCTGACAAGCGAGATGAGTTGTACCGACGGTTGAAAACTTGGCGCGACGCGGTTGGTGCGGATCCGATGAGACCCAATCCGGAGTATCAGGAAGACCAACAGTGA
- a CDS encoding sulfatase, giving the protein MQSYQAACRMMTWMVLVVGCTPATLATGNNTANPDVLVIVVDDMNDWVSLLDPNAPIKTPHLKRLAKRGVSFTRAYCVSPACNPSRAATWTGLRPSTTGVYGNKSDWRQAVPSRRTIMQQFMAAGYDVRGAGKVFHHHLDGAFHDGASFHDFQPMRPQSYPREKRNQADEYGSRNTDWGPWPPRESDAIDVHTADYCIDALRQPSDGGPQFLVCGIFKPHSPFFAPAEYFPAYDNIGLPVRDPNDWNDLPDGAHSLLQQKAWFWRGMMDLERRAKGSYHDFVQAYAACASFADAQIGRVLDALDQSPRRNNTIVVLWSDHGFHLGEKDHIEKFALWEKATHIPFIVVAPGVAVPGGRCDRPVDMTVLYPTLLELCGLPVDARCDGNSVVPLLRDPQARWVRPALMTYLPGNHAVRSQRWRYIRYADGSEELYDHNADPDEWINLAGEHRYAPVIKSHRRWIPESEAKPVVDLQRAGKKAGQ; this is encoded by the coding sequence ATGCAATCGTATCAAGCCGCATGTCGAATGATGACGTGGATGGTGCTGGTCGTTGGGTGCACGCCTGCGACCTTGGCGACGGGCAACAACACAGCGAATCCCGACGTTTTGGTAATCGTTGTCGATGACATGAACGACTGGGTTTCCCTGTTGGATCCCAACGCCCCCATCAAAACTCCTCATTTGAAACGTTTGGCAAAGCGGGGCGTGTCGTTCACGCGAGCCTACTGTGTTTCGCCGGCCTGCAATCCATCACGGGCCGCGACTTGGACTGGACTGCGACCGTCAACCACCGGTGTGTACGGCAACAAGAGCGATTGGCGGCAAGCGGTTCCCAGTCGTCGGACGATCATGCAGCAGTTCATGGCCGCCGGTTATGACGTACGTGGTGCGGGGAAAGTGTTTCATCATCATTTGGACGGAGCCTTTCACGATGGTGCTTCGTTCCATGACTTCCAGCCGATGCGTCCGCAGTCGTATCCACGCGAAAAGCGGAACCAAGCGGATGAATACGGATCTCGGAACACCGATTGGGGGCCGTGGCCACCACGTGAATCCGATGCGATCGATGTTCACACGGCTGACTATTGCATCGATGCGTTGCGTCAGCCTTCCGATGGAGGGCCACAGTTTCTGGTCTGCGGAATCTTCAAGCCGCATTCACCCTTCTTTGCTCCCGCGGAGTATTTTCCGGCTTACGATAACATCGGCCTTCCTGTCCGCGATCCCAACGATTGGAACGATCTTCCAGACGGTGCCCATTCGTTGTTGCAACAGAAAGCGTGGTTCTGGCGGGGCATGATGGACCTGGAACGTCGTGCGAAAGGTTCCTATCACGACTTCGTCCAGGCCTACGCAGCATGTGCTAGTTTTGCCGATGCGCAAATTGGCCGAGTCTTGGATGCACTGGATCAAAGTCCCCGCCGCAACAACACGATTGTGGTGCTATGGTCCGATCACGGTTTCCATCTGGGCGAAAAGGACCACATCGAGAAGTTTGCGCTGTGGGAAAAGGCGACGCACATTCCCTTCATCGTGGTGGCCCCAGGAGTGGCGGTTCCCGGTGGGCGTTGTGATCGTCCGGTTGACATGACCGTGTTGTATCCGACCTTGCTTGAACTTTGTGGTTTGCCTGTCGATGCGCGGTGTGATGGAAACAGTGTGGTTCCTTTGTTGCGGGATCCTCAGGCCCGATGGGTTCGTCCGGCGTTGATGACGTACCTGCCCGGGAATCATGCCGTCCGAAGTCAGCGTTGGCGTTACATCCGATACGCCGATGGCAGCGAAGAACTTTATGACCACAACGCCGATCCAGACGAGTGGATAAATCTGGCCGGCGAACATCGCTATGCACCCGTGATCAAATCACATCGACGGTGGATTCCAGAATCCGAAGCCAAACCGGTCGTTGATTTACAACGCGCCGGTAAGAAAGCCGGGCAATGA
- a CDS encoding Gfo/Idh/MocA family protein, with protein sequence MDRRQFLRGSATAATTAAIARSAHAAGNDSPRKVGLIGSGWYGKCDTLQLLNIAPVEIVSVCDVDSQMREEAADLFAKRQASGNRPKTYGDFRKQLANHQHDIVIIGTPDHWHALPMIAAVESGADVYVQKPTGVDVMESKAMLDAARKHDRVVQVGTQRRSTPHLIEAKQKVIDAGLLGDVAYAEVCCYYHMRAKGNPPDQQPPANLDYDMWTGPAPMRPYNEWVHPRRWRAFMEYGNGIVGDMCVHMLDLVRWQLDLGWPKRISSTGGILVDTESKANISDTQTATFDFDGLDVVWTHRTWGSPPDPEYPWAAIIYGTKGTLKLSVHKYDFIPRQGGERLHGEPLIETDKYPTDLTDKEKWRLELHVASAIRGHMQNFLDCIDDRSRPVADIEQGHISSASCIMANEAMELGRTLEFDPATHTIVGDDEATARLARAYREPWQHPHQG encoded by the coding sequence ATGGATCGTCGTCAGTTTCTGCGCGGATCTGCGACCGCGGCAACCACCGCGGCCATTGCTCGGTCGGCCCATGCGGCCGGAAATGATTCGCCACGCAAAGTCGGGCTGATCGGATCGGGCTGGTACGGCAAATGTGACACGTTGCAGTTGCTGAACATTGCACCGGTGGAGATCGTTTCGGTCTGTGACGTCGATTCGCAGATGCGCGAGGAAGCGGCGGACCTGTTTGCCAAACGCCAAGCCTCGGGCAATCGTCCGAAAACCTATGGCGATTTCCGCAAGCAGTTGGCCAATCACCAACACGACATCGTCATCATCGGCACGCCGGATCATTGGCATGCATTGCCCATGATCGCCGCGGTCGAATCCGGTGCCGACGTGTACGTCCAAAAACCCACGGGCGTCGACGTGATGGAAAGTAAGGCGATGCTGGATGCCGCGCGAAAGCACGACCGTGTCGTTCAGGTGGGGACGCAACGACGTAGCACGCCACACCTGATCGAAGCCAAACAAAAGGTGATCGATGCGGGGCTGTTGGGTGACGTCGCCTATGCCGAAGTTTGCTGTTATTACCACATGCGTGCCAAAGGCAATCCGCCGGACCAACAGCCGCCGGCGAACCTGGATTACGACATGTGGACCGGGCCGGCCCCGATGCGCCCGTACAACGAATGGGTGCATCCCAGACGTTGGCGGGCATTCATGGAATACGGCAACGGCATTGTTGGCGACATGTGTGTGCACATGCTGGATTTGGTTCGCTGGCAATTGGACTTGGGGTGGCCCAAACGCATCAGCAGCACCGGTGGAATCCTGGTGGATACCGAATCAAAGGCGAACATCTCGGACACCCAAACCGCCACCTTCGACTTTGACGGGCTGGATGTCGTGTGGACACATCGGACTTGGGGATCACCGCCCGATCCGGAGTATCCCTGGGCCGCCATTATCTATGGCACCAAGGGCACGCTGAAACTTAGCGTGCACAAATACGACTTCATTCCACGTCAGGGCGGCGAACGCTTGCACGGTGAACCGCTGATCGAAACCGACAAGTATCCGACCGACCTGACGGACAAAGAAAAGTGGCGTTTGGAATTACATGTCGCTTCGGCGATTCGCGGACACATGCAGAATTTCCTTGACTGCATCGACGATCGCAGTCGTCCGGTGGCCGATATTGAACAAGGCCACATCAGCAGTGCGTCGTGCATCATGGCAAACGAGGCGATGGAACTGGGACGCACGCTGGAATTTGACCCCGCGACGCACACCATCGTTGGGGATGATGAAGCGACCGCGCGGCTGGCACGTGCTTACCGCGAACCTTGGCAGCACCCGCATCAAGGGTAG
- a CDS encoding dihydrodipicolinate synthase family protein gives MHKNRLSGLVAATYTPLRDDGTVNLDIVDPFVEHLFNNGVSGLYVCGSTGEGMSLTIAERKATAEAFVRASGGRLPVIVQVGHNSLAEARGLAGHAQEIGADIISATCPSYHKVGSAGGLTDCMIEVAGGAPDLPFYYYHIPALTGSNLDVLEFLKRGGEKIQNLVGLKYTDTKLFEFQECCELDDGRFDVVWGCDEMLLGALATGATGAIGSTYNIASGLYRRIISAFDQADFAQARRWQSLSVKMIRTMNGYPFHPAMKAVLELRGFAMGGCRLPQGRLTCDEIIRLKAELQSIGFFDWSQDGPNPGTTQ, from the coding sequence ATGCATAAGAACAGACTTTCTGGTTTGGTCGCAGCGACGTACACACCGTTGCGGGATGACGGAACGGTGAATTTGGATATCGTCGATCCTTTTGTGGAACACTTGTTCAACAACGGCGTCAGCGGTTTGTACGTCTGTGGCAGCACGGGTGAAGGCATGTCCCTGACGATCGCCGAACGAAAGGCCACCGCGGAAGCATTCGTACGGGCGTCCGGTGGTCGTCTGCCCGTCATTGTCCAGGTCGGCCACAATAGTCTGGCCGAGGCGAGAGGGCTTGCCGGGCACGCGCAGGAAATTGGCGCGGATATCATTTCGGCGACTTGCCCGTCCTACCATAAAGTCGGTTCGGCCGGCGGATTGACTGATTGCATGATCGAGGTCGCCGGCGGCGCGCCGGATCTCCCATTCTACTATTACCACATTCCGGCCCTGACCGGTTCGAATCTGGATGTGCTTGAATTTTTGAAACGCGGCGGCGAAAAGATTCAAAATCTTGTCGGTTTGAAGTATACCGACACAAAGCTGTTCGAATTTCAGGAGTGTTGCGAACTGGATGACGGTCGATTTGATGTTGTTTGGGGATGTGACGAAATGTTGCTGGGTGCTTTGGCCACCGGAGCCACAGGTGCGATCGGCAGCACTTACAACATTGCCAGCGGCCTGTACCGCCGAATCATTAGCGCGTTCGACCAAGCCGATTTTGCACAAGCACGCCGGTGGCAATCGCTGTCAGTCAAGATGATTCGCACGATGAATGGCTATCCGTTCCACCCCGCGATGAAAGCCGTTCTGGAGTTGCGCGGGTTTGCGATGGGTGGTTGCCGACTGCCGCAGGGACGTTTGACTTGCGACGAGATCATACGATTGAAAGCCGAGTTGCAGTCAATTGGTTTTTTCGATTGGTCACAAGACGGTCCAAATCCCGGAACGACACAATGA
- a CDS encoding Gfo/Idh/MocA family protein, which translates to MKNDSSHLSTNRRQFTKTSAGLLAAGTAALAFPRRAMADANSKMRIGFVGVGGRGFGAHVKSLTKLAKEGAPIELVAVCDVYNVNREKAAKYIQSNLGNEPAQHVDFRDMYAKENLDAVCIGTPDHWHAKQAIEAMQAGINVYCEKPMVKKVEEAIDLVKVWRKTGVVMQVGVQSTSLPVWDHANRLIRAGQLGKVLMYQTEYFRNSDLGQWRYYELTKEMNPSNIDWRRFLGVDDGLSEEVPFDRAVYRQWRRFWPFGSGMFTDLFVHRTTTMLKATGLRYPARVTGSGGIYLEYDGRDVPDVSTVVAEFNEGVQGLVTATMASSETPIKQVIRGHHGSFVFGNQEDFDQFTFVPERPQVTHISPKEVPYEPQIIRPDQRMPENKNHAHFQNWIDAMVANDPQLCNNTPDLGAAAIVIVNLGARSYRQGKVYRFDGDEMAVSEADGSWAKRWEDRSHQRGKPEHVPGWEAGDTGSKIFDPDYQKLEGPWVDGKDPAGA; encoded by the coding sequence ATGAAAAACGATTCGTCCCACCTGAGTACCAATCGCCGTCAATTCACCAAGACATCCGCCGGCTTGTTGGCCGCGGGAACCGCCGCACTGGCGTTTCCCAGACGTGCAATGGCCGATGCAAATTCAAAGATGCGGATCGGTTTCGTGGGTGTCGGAGGTCGTGGTTTCGGAGCCCATGTCAAAAGCTTGACGAAGCTGGCAAAAGAAGGCGCACCGATCGAATTGGTTGCCGTTTGCGACGTCTACAACGTCAACCGTGAAAAGGCTGCGAAATACATTCAGTCCAACTTGGGCAACGAACCGGCCCAGCACGTCGATTTTCGCGACATGTACGCTAAGGAAAACTTGGACGCCGTCTGCATCGGTACGCCGGATCACTGGCATGCCAAGCAAGCGATCGAAGCCATGCAGGCGGGCATCAATGTGTACTGTGAAAAACCGATGGTCAAAAAGGTTGAAGAAGCCATCGACTTGGTCAAGGTTTGGCGAAAGACCGGCGTCGTCATGCAAGTCGGTGTCCAGTCGACCAGCTTACCCGTTTGGGATCACGCCAATCGATTGATCCGTGCCGGCCAGCTTGGCAAGGTTTTGATGTATCAGACCGAATACTTCCGCAACTCGGATCTCGGTCAGTGGCGGTACTATGAATTGACCAAGGAAATGAATCCCAGCAATATCGACTGGCGACGGTTCCTGGGGGTGGACGATGGCTTGTCCGAAGAAGTGCCATTTGACCGCGCGGTTTATCGCCAATGGCGTCGATTCTGGCCATTCGGCAGCGGCATGTTCACCGATCTGTTCGTTCACCGAACGACGACGATGTTGAAGGCGACCGGGCTGCGATATCCGGCGCGTGTGACTGGTTCGGGCGGGATCTATCTGGAATATGACGGCCGCGACGTTCCCGACGTGTCAACGGTCGTGGCGGAATTTAACGAGGGCGTTCAAGGCTTGGTCACTGCGACCATGGCGTCATCAGAAACGCCGATCAAGCAAGTCATTCGCGGTCACCATGGATCGTTCGTGTTTGGCAACCAAGAAGACTTTGACCAGTTCACGTTTGTCCCCGAACGACCTCAGGTGACGCACATCAGTCCCAAGGAAGTTCCCTATGAACCGCAGATCATTCGTCCCGATCAGCGGATGCCGGAAAACAAGAATCACGCTCACTTTCAAAACTGGATCGATGCGATGGTCGCGAACGATCCCCAACTGTGCAACAACACGCCGGACTTGGGTGCCGCCGCAATTGTGATCGTCAACTTGGGGGCACGCAGCTATCGCCAAGGCAAGGTGTACCGCTTTGACGGCGATGAAATGGCGGTTTCCGAAGCCGATGGTTCATGGGCCAAGCGTTGGGAAGACCGGTCGCACCAACGTGGCAAGCCCGAGCATGTTCCGGGCTGGGAAGCCGGCGACACGGGATCCAAGATCTTTGATCCGGATTACCAAAAGCTGGAAGGCCCTTGGGTCGACGGCAAAGACCCGGCCGGCGCTTGA
- a CDS encoding hydroxypyruvate isomerase family protein codes for MSHPDQNNVLSRRQAIAGTVGGAAAGLAATTSVTSADEKPATATENVDAKQGRLNQSVCKWCYKMFSLEEMAAAAANLGLVGIDLLGPKDFPTLKKHGLICTMVSSHSLGKGLCDTKYHDEALEKMNAAIEATAKEGWRNVICFSGNARGIDRETGMKNCVDALKKITPVAEKHNVILNMELLNSKVNHPDYMCDNSTWGVELVKRVGSDNFKLLYDIYHMQIMEGDIIRTIRENHDAFGHYHTGGNPGRHELDATQELYYPPIAQAIAETGFDGYFAHEFIPAGDPLAGLTDAVRQCVV; via the coding sequence ATGTCCCACCCCGATCAAAACAACGTCCTTTCACGCCGCCAAGCCATCGCCGGAACGGTGGGCGGTGCCGCCGCCGGCCTTGCCGCGACCACCAGTGTCACATCGGCCGATGAGAAGCCCGCCACGGCGACCGAGAATGTCGATGCCAAGCAAGGCCGGCTGAACCAATCGGTGTGCAAATGGTGTTACAAGATGTTTTCGCTGGAGGAAATGGCTGCCGCAGCCGCCAACCTTGGATTGGTCGGAATCGACCTGCTGGGACCGAAGGATTTCCCCACGCTGAAAAAGCACGGATTGATCTGCACGATGGTCAGTTCACACTCCCTGGGCAAAGGCCTGTGCGATACGAAGTATCACGACGAAGCGTTGGAAAAGATGAACGCGGCGATCGAAGCGACTGCAAAGGAAGGCTGGCGCAACGTGATCTGTTTCAGCGGCAACGCACGGGGTATCGATCGCGAAACCGGCATGAAGAACTGTGTGGATGCCCTAAAGAAGATCACCCCAGTGGCGGAAAAACACAACGTCATCCTGAACATGGAATTGCTGAACAGCAAAGTCAATCACCCCGATTACATGTGTGACAACAGCACCTGGGGCGTCGAACTGGTCAAACGCGTCGGCAGTGACAATTTCAAGTTGCTTTACGACATCTATCACATGCAAATCATGGAAGGCGACATCATCCGGACCATCCGCGAAAACCATGACGCGTTTGGCCACTACCACACCGGCGGCAATCCGGGACGCCACGAACTGGACGCCACTCAAGAACTGTATTACCCGCCGATCGCCCAGGCGATCGCTGAAACCGGCTTCGACGGCTACTTTGCCCATGAATTCATCCCCGCCGGCGATCCGCTTGCCGGACTGACCGACGCCGTTCGACAGTGCGTCGTCTAG